CACGCtattacaaaacaaagaactAGGCTAGCGCGGGAAAACTGGGTCTCAACGGCGAAACAACGACACTGACGCTATAATTAACGCCACTAGGATAACATAGCTACATACATACGTGCACACCATAGCATCATTCATACGATCAGAACATATTATAGACAAGCAAATTTCAatataaagaaaagaaacagcatCTACTTACAGTTCACTCCTCAATGAAGAacaagtcaaacagtttatttaccaaatgcaaagcacgggattttgttatggtgtatgcatccaaacttcacactccttccacacgcatactATATCATAATGAATATGTgcagataaagtgttcaatttcactgggcctatttacatgtgtacaccaaccagacagttcaaaacggactggttgtttttttagcaccaatttgacaggagtaatcacaggttacatggataaagataaatgaattccctaaaatcatatctaaaaatatagtcatcaatataataaatccgagtacatgctaacacagttattcaaaggacacagcccttacatctattaagatatttcatttaaaggcacagtaagcctcccgtaaaccatcacagagctccccgagcgtctaaatacagtacaagcatacttccatttgaacgctcaccgaacgggaacatcctggctgctttctgtcgagcgtgagacattttcaaagaatttattttcgtagacttgttccgttaacaacaacggcgcctcgtttttgcgctagacctaacttttaaaatctaaataataaattgacagcttgtcacacaaacattctttaatcataaaagaattcgtttttcatcaagacaagatcagaacaattcgaagttgtgaaagtttaaaaaaagaaaagcccggaagcagggtcacgcaagggtcgtagcagacgacggccggtttatcagtgcaaatcgccgttcctctcaacagtcaaaagccatcgctagagttcttgtgaaccacagccgttgtttcgtgcataaaaaaaccgtgctattgtagataagctcacgtcgagtcgcattcaaatgactaactatgacgactgcattgtgaaaagggaaaactggatcacacgggttcacgatggctcaggggtaagataaaccacgcaaaaataaattctttgaaaattgttcgctctttacggagggcacctaggatgttctcaattggtgagtgtttaaatgaaatggtgtttgtactgtgtgtaaaagcctgaccgtatctgtgatggtttacgggaggcttactctgcctttaaggaTACTCGATCCCTTTTAAAACTTTAACTGACACATATCACAAATCTAACAGATCTAAGAACGATCCACCATTGAGGCCGCAAGGACTGCCTCAGGAAACATATTAGTCTCACTTTGTCGTTTGCAGTCTAAACATTTATTATCTCGTGCTTAGTTTCATATTAGTCTCATTTTGTCGTTTGCAGTCTAAACATTTATTATCTCATGCTTACAGTTTCATATCAGTCTCACTTTGTCGTTTGCAGTCATACTGTTCATTCAGTCTGACTCAGTCGTTCTCGGTCTGCTGCCTGAAAACAGTACCTTTCGGTACACCCGATAAGAGAAGCTAAGTGCGTcctgggacccgctcttttaaggtttagtgcgtcccaggacttCCTCCATGattttctagtacgtgttttcggctttcAGTGCACATAACATGCCAGGATGCGtagtttggggagccctgctgaCTTATACATATCAACCTGCAAATACCTACAATCTGGCTGTcggtgttatcattcttttcaGTTATGATATATATTGGACATGAGATTATCAGGTGGTTGTGTATGTGAAGGTGTGTGCGGGTGTAGATGTGTGTAGTTTTGGAGTACATGATTGTGCAATATGTGCGTGATTTGTTATATGTTTTGAGCTTGTGATTCTTATGAATGGACTGTGACTTAATGTCAGGTCATATCTGCGTATACGAGCAAAAAGACAGGGTTCTGTTAGTTctgtattaaaaaaataaagttgtattgaaatcaattgaattgaaatgatttttgtgtgtgcgtgcagatTTGGTCGTAAGTTGACCTTCGTGCTGAGTTCACTGGTGTTGTTTGCTGGAGGCATCGGCATCGCGTTTGTAAAAAGTTTGGGGACACTGAACATCTGTCGATTCATACTTGGGTTCGCTCGACAGAGCACCTATATCAATGGGATGGTGCTTGGTGAGTTTTTAGAAAttcgcttcttcttcttcttcttcttcttcttcttcttcttcttcttcttcttcttctgcgatGAATGGAATCATGTTACTTCATGTATGACAGTCTAATTTCAAAACTACTCCCCATAGTTGAACAAAAATTGGCTTACAGGTGTGTAAGATGTTTAATCTTTGATTTGTTAGAACAACCGTTAGATATTGTTTTTCTAAATGTTGATTTTGTAGGTATTAAATGTCTCAAAACATCGAAAATGTGTATCTCTTTAACTGTCCTTCCTAGAGATAATCCTTTCGAACAAAACATCTATCAGTATGTCATATACATTTCTGCAAAATTCCAAATCATTCTAATGAATAGTTTTGAAATTATCTTGTCATCCataattaattttatttttcatttgatAATTTGTACTAAGTCGGTCTAAGAGCACGTTTTGTTTTTGATCATATACTATTATTCTACATACATTGAAGCAAAAGCACGCCAAATttgaacacaaacagttctgttttatgaatgttgtggtcaaatgacttggaaGAGAAAAACGGCGTATTTGAAGGTAGCTCCTAAAATAACGACCCTTAAAGTATTCAAGAGTATACGCATCAATCAATCTGTTTTCTCTCCAGGTATGGAGGTACTGGGACCTTCCAAACGAGCCTTTGCTGGTATGGTCATCTGTTTGCTCTGGTGTCTGGGCGAATTCTACCTCACCTTCGTTGCTTACTTCATACGAAACTGGCGCTACCTGGAAATTGCTGTCTCTGTACCGGGTATTTTCCTTTTGTCTTACTGGTGGTGAGTAAAAATTATATTATCTAGTGGTAAGTATTTATAGTTGCTATAAGCATTCTTCACTGGATTTGTCTTAGGTCTCCAGCGACTGCGTAAGGGGGAACAAATCTAGCTTAAGCCTCAACCCAGAATGCAGTGtcagtgtatgtctgtctttcgaGTAGTCTCGACCAGCTTGAAACCACTGACATATGAATATTGTGAATTTGAAGACAGGCTATTTGAACTGTTTTCAAGAGACATTTTTCGAATCATATCTTTAGTTTAACGCGGTTTTAAAGTAAAACCTATAATATAAACTATAATTGCGAATTGTATCTGACCAGAACGCAGAAAAAGTGTCATGGTTGTTGTGAACGATCTTCTTGTCACaccatctttttacatttagtcaagctttgatTTGTCATTCcgaggggagcatatcgtcttctgttttatctaaacttggccaaaacattatttttgcaacaaatttcgcacccaaattaaagcattaattcccgtgtaattgtattaaaactttatatatatattccggcacggttggcctagtggtaaggcgtccgccccgtgatcgggaggtcgtgggttggaaccccggccgggtcatacctaagactttaaaattggcaatctagtggctgctccgcctggcgtctggcattatggggttagtgccaggactggttggtccggtgtcagaataatgtgactgggtgagacatgaagcctgagcagcgacttctgtcttgtgtgtggcgcacgttatatgtcaaagcagcaccgccctgatatggcccttcgtggtcggctgggcgttaagcaaacaaacaaacaaacaaacaaacaaacaaacaaacaaacaaacaaaatgtatatgccagttaaggccgttcacttgattATCATGATCACTTTTAGGATTAATATATCTTTTACATGGATTACGTGAcagccgctcaaataagggtaccctcaaaatcgaccagacaaaaacggaagggcccaattaaaaatcgataaaaaaaaaccataataGCAAAACTttgcactgtgtgtaaaagcatgacagtgtctgtgagggtttacgggaggctgactgtgcctttaattggcAAAGCACTATAAAGTAATTATAGCTCATATTAAAGCGTTTATTGCATCATCACATGTCAATAACGATTGAACATAACATTAACAGCAATattattttcagcgtagcagcCGGGCCGTATATGCTAAAGAGACCAGAATAACGCCTCTTAGTCATAGACGAGGCACAATGTACTTGTTGGAACCCAAAATTCGGGCCCTGTTGCCAAGCTGATAACATGATAGtgtttatattgctattctggCCTGTATAATGAGGATCATAACAGGTGATGACTTTACAGGGGTTTCGGAccacccctacacacacacacacacacacacacacacacacacacacacacacacacacacacacacacacacacatacactttaaggtagtgaaaaaaaaaccaggtgtagaacgatccgccatcaaAGCCTTGGCGCATACACTGGCCTGTACTGGTTCAGGGGACAGAAGTCAGACAAAAACAATGAAGTTATCGTTCTTGCTTTGCATCCCGGTCACTCAGGCGTAACgtaccacaggcggaaggtatcgtccactggactactactatcacagaaagactacaaggtacgtcactcaccttgcgtcaaatcatgcagtccgcaccgaatatgcataccaccgctcattggtctaaaacatatgtaaatattgtgcagcaaagggaagcgttttagaccaatgagcggtggtatgcatattcggtgccggatgcatgatttgacgcaaggtggatattagcggctcgcaaacgaagattcgtccaactggtggttaaaaacaacctgcggcgaacggaagctgaaaactaaaggtgcatatagttcaaacaatcattcaactgtattcatttgaccttacacagactgtaggaagaggaaaaccgtcttgaacaatatttttccccaggaagcgactccaagaacacagaagactcgaaggtgagtgacgtaccttgtagtctttctgtgatagtagtagtccagtggacgataccttccgcctgtgaacGTACACAGCGTAAAATAATTATAACATGTAGTCGGCGTGTCCCCTTTTCTGTTATATGTACAagctttattttattattttttatttttgctaCGAACGTATCCCCAACTTCCAAGGTACACACCTATTTCGGTTCAATCGGACGATAAACACAAAAGATCTGAGTGCGCATACAAGGACAAACTGACGGACAGTGTCAATCATATACAACCGGAGATGTGAGACCTTGCAACATGTGCGTTTTTGCTTCTATGAGCTTGTTGTCTTCTAGTGATTGCAGTCACACTTCCCTCGGGCATCCTTTtctatggtgcgccaaattgatattactatcgttaacagtTATAAAGGggtttgaaactatcgttaactgatatatagagtttcgaaactatcgttatctgttaaatagagtttcgaaactatcgttaactgttatttagAGTTATATCAATAGCGCGTTTGTGCGCGCTATTCGCGGCTAAAACTATgaataacagataacgagggtttcgcaaaacggcggcatggtgcgcgcaagtgatgttatagagtttctaaaaatagcgaaggcgtggtcggatgtttcgatgccggcaaaatggctgctgaacgtTTCGTTCGAGAGAATTTGCACTTAATTACTACAACATTTAGTAGATCATATTCAACTAACTGTCGTCTGATAAGTCCATTTCGCTGCTTCGTTTAATCAAGTAATCAAATCTTCGTTACAGCTAGCACGCttcctgttttcacagaaatactgattggtcagtgtcagcttgacccgttctCGCTGCCGCGCTGTGTCAGTGCGGGTCAGTTTGTACACATACGGCTGGCATGCATGCAGTGGGCAACGGTCAGTGTCAGGTTGACCCGTCCagtacccaaaacacgatgcgaTAGCATGCAGTGTTTTCCAAAACGCGTCGTGGGGGATGTCACTCGGGAAacacgttgttttgtgtttgttttgaaaaataccCACTGTTTTGTGTAGTGCGTCTGTCATGGTCGTGTCCGCGAATATTCAGTAGGCCTACCGTCTTCAAACCGCACACGTGGAAAACGGTACGGCCGAAAGTACAGAAGGGCCTAAAGCTAAtattaaacaaactcaacaatgatttgagaagacgacaacagaagaacggtcaataactaatgttgtagttttttaaattgtgtttctaGTTCAAATGTACATTTCGTAGCATAAAGACAGTTTTGCAATGGCATTTCAGGGTTTTCCCATTCAGTGGGAACAATACCGACGCGCTTTTGATAAAACTATCGTTAGCttcgatagtttcgaaactctacatAACACTTAACGATTGTTTCAAAACTctgtataacagttaacgatagtttcaaaaccctatataacagttaacgatagtaatatcaatttggcgcaccatactTTTCGCTCATCCACAAAACTGTGCCCTCACAGTAACAACTATCTGATTACCACAACATGGCTGTTTCAACGGATTTATATTATTTCATACCTATTCAACAAGTGCAAGTATAAGGACTTTAAATTGCCCACGACAATTTTTTTACATTGGATGAGCAAAAAATAATATGCCCCGCCCcccggagaaaaaaaaagaaatcgaaaataaagaaaataacaGGGAGGAACATTTCGCATGGAACAGCCAATCACACGCTGGCAAGCAAACCTCATAGGGAGAGTTCCTACTGAGGGCTTGAAAGAAATTAAAATAACAGACTTTTTTTATGTTAATCTTTCATAATTATTTCTGCCCTACAGGCTCCTCCCGGAATCCCCGAGGTGGTTGATATCACGTGGTCGAGACAAGGAAGCCATGGCCGTTTTGCAAAAGATAGCAGACTCCAACAAAACCCCGATGCCTCCCATCGGAGATACGAAACAACTGCTGGAAAAAGACCCCCAGATTTCTCTCCGCCATGTCTTCCGGTCACGTGAGCTGATGAAGCGACTGCTGATTGTTGCTTTGAACATGTCAGTATTTGCAgaataacaaatttgaaatcaATTTCGTGTCTGATGTCAAATAATTAAATTCATACTGTTCTGTCTGTTCTTGTTTGCCTTGATGATGGTAAGACCTAAGAACTAGTACGTGCATATGATATGTCAATCTATAAAGTTAATTcataaaaagaataaaaaacccAGTTGTGTACAGACATATAAACCGCAACACGGTacgtggcctagtggtaaggcgtccgcccagtgagcgggaggtcgtgggttcgaaccctggccgggtcatacccaagactttaaaattggcaatatagtggctgctccgcctggcgtctggcattatggggttagtgctaggactggttggtccggtgtcagaataatgtgactgggtgagacatgaagcctgtgctgcaacttctgtcttgtgtgtggcgcacgttaaatgtcaaagcagcatcgccctgatatcacccttcgtggtggactgggcgttaagcaaacaaacaaacaaacaaacaaacaaacagacacataagccagactgttgatttgTGAAATATGTCCAAGCGGAAAGATGCTCTTATTTCATGTCAAATCCTTGAAGGTTTATGTGATGGGTTACATGATCGTACAAGCTGGAAGTAATATTTCTTTGAATTCTCGGCATTTCTCCATTCGTGCTTACCCCAGATGCTACCCATGTGGACATGTGCAAAATAACATGGGGCCGATATTGGGCTCACATGCGGTTCTGGTGGGGAAGGTCATTGTTTGTTGCTTTGTTCCCAGCTTTGTCAACGTGTTGGTTTGTTCCCAGCTTTTTCAACGTGTTGGTTTCTACCCAGCTTTGTCAACGTGTTGCTTTGTTCCCAGCTTTGTCAACGTGTTGGTTTGTACCCAGCTTTTTCAACGTGTTGTTTTGCTCCCAGCTATGTCAACGTGTTGCTTTGTTCTCAGCTTTGTCAACGTGTTGCTTTGTTCCCAGCTTTGTCAACGTGTTGGTTTGTTCCCAGCTTTTTCAACGTGTTGGTTTCTACCCAGCTTTGTCAACGTGTTGCTTTGTTCCCAGCTTTGTCAACGTGTTGGTTTGTACCCAGCTTTGTGGACGTGTTGGTTTGTACCCAGCTTTGTCAACGTGTTGGTTTGTTCCCAGCTTTGTCAACGTGTTGGTTTGTACCCAGCTTTGTCAACATGTTGGTTTGTACCCAGCTTTGTCAACGTGTTGGTTTGTACCCAGCTTTGTCAACGTGTTGCTTTGTACCCAGCTTTGTCAACGTGTTGGTTTGTACCCAGCTTTGTCAACGTGTTGGTTTTTTCCCAGCTTTGTCAACGTGTTGGTGTATTACGGCGTGGCCCTGAACATCACCAACCTGAGTGGGGACATCTTCGTCAACTCTGCCATTACCTATGCCCTGGAGGGGCTTGCTTGCGGCATCGCCCTCATTGTCCTCGGTCGTGTGGGCAGAAAACCAGTCTACATTGCCACCCTTCTGGCCGGGGGTGTGTGCTGCGTTCTGTCCGTTGTGCCTATCATGTTGGGTGCCTCTGGTGAGTATTCCCCTTCCCCAAGCCCCCATCCCGCAACCAACATCCCCTAACCAACATCCCCTCGCTGCACCAAACGACCCCATCTCCCATTCATTAAGAGAGTGTGTCCGAAGATGGTGTTCGATATCATATGTATTGCCACGTGTAATGCTTCTGGTTGGTAGATTcagactccccctcccccctcccctctcctgaACGACCCAATCCCCCATTCATCAAGAGCTGTCTGGAAAGCTTGTATCAGAAGAAGGAGTTCAAATGTACAGGATGGTCCAAAAAAAAGCGCCCTATTTTCTACTGCAAAGAGAAATTTAGAAAATGTCTTCCCCAACCAATAGTAGAATGATGGGAAATTATGACTTGCAGGGTTTGGTAGTTTTTACCACCCTGTATGTATTGCCACGTTTGATGCCTCTTGTTACTAGATTCCTAGCTTCGGCACCCCCtccaaccctcacacacacactcaatttCTCCAACGACTGACAGAGACAGGTTGTCATAAGAACAATGTGTCGCACTCTGCAATGCCAGTTGTGTGGGCAGACAACCCGTCTACATCGTCAGCTTCTTGGCCGATGGTGGGTGGTGTGTTCTGTCCCCTTGCCTGCTATGCTGGCTCAGAGGTTTAGAAAAGATCTAAGATCTTTATTTAAAGGTTTAAGCTGATCTGACACGGTACAATGAAGACCTGTTGTGGCTTTATTTTTCAAACGCAGAACATTCTATTTGAACTTGCATTCTTCTCGTATGTACCTCGTGCGTCTGTGGGCAGCCTGGGTGGTGACAGGCCTCTCCATGGTGGGTCGATTCTTCATCGCCATCTCGTTCGCTGTCATCGTCATCTACGGCGCTGAGCTGTTTTCAACCTTCGTCAGGGCCTCAGCTATTGGCACGTGCATTTCATTCGCTCGCCTCGCTAATCTCTTGTCCCCCTACCTGGCTGATCTGGTGAGTTAAACACACCTTCTCTCCTATCGGTAATAGTATACAGTCTGATCCATTTGCCTTGGAAACAAACACACCTGTGGCACAATAATATCTTTATTATTGTTTcgttagtgtgtgcgtgcgtgtgtgtgtgtgtgtgtgtgtgtgtatgtgtgtgtgtgtgtatgtgtgtgtgtgtgtgtgtgtgtgtgtgtgtgtgtgtgtgtaagaagttTATTGAGATAATGCACGTTATGGTTCCCTTAGCATGAATCGATTGTTGGCACTTTCATTGGCTGATCAGATCTACAAGACATGCGAGCATTTCAAAATCTCACCCATCCCCCCCcgccccttttctctccccggCAACCCTCGTGGAATTGTCCTACAAACGTGAGTCATGAGGACTTTGccttttcacatttagtcaagtttttactaaatgttttaacatcgaaggggaatcgagaccagggtcgtgtagtgtgtgtgtgtgtatctgtatagagcgattcagagattctactggaccaatcttcatgaaactttacatgagaattcctgggtatgatatccccagagaattttttttatttttttggataaatgtctttgatgacgtcatatccggctttttgtgaaagttgaggccgcactgtcacgctctcatttttcaaccaaattggttgaaattttgatgaagtaatcttcgatgaagcccagactttggtattgcatttgagcttggatgcttaaaaattaattgatgagtttgctcattaaagctGTCATTAAAagcgatttttcgcaaacacaTTTagaattgattgcatcgtattcttcatcagattctgaatctaaaaatatgatacatatgtcatgtttactcttaaaatgtgatcacaattaacgaaaatggGTTAATTAGTACTACCATTGAAATGTAATAAATCGATCCAAAAGTGatctcatcttattctttatcatttcctgattcaaaaaaacatatcgatatgatatgttgtattcaaaacaagctcagaaagttaaacaaagaatacagaaaagcgcactttctttcttagcacaatacgctattctggcttgtcaatttcacttcgttttgcacgtaaaaggtgagcgatttccttcttgCGGGGATTGGCGAAGCAGTatttcttggtgaaaaaatgcagtgcgttcagttttattctgtgagttcgacagattgactaaatgtagtaatttcgccttacgcgacttgtttctggcTTTATAGTTCGTCCAGCGAAAGATAGGTTAGGTAAGGTGGCGTCGCCTCGATTGGTAGGAAATCATGCGACAATTTTGTTACGCCTTAAAATGATTAGCATCACGTGACTGAGTCATGTGATTCAGTGGTGTGATTCCTAAAAACATCGAAAGCCTGATTTGTGTGCTGGTTTGTCTGCGTGCGTTTGTttgatcgtgtgtttgtttgtgtgtttggttgattgattgtttcTGCAGGCCCTGTTGGTGGACTCCGAGTTGAAAGATGCGTTGCCTCTCATGGTGATGGGAGCTCCAGCCATCTTGGCGGCTCTTCTCGCTCTGCTTCTACCGGAAACACGTGGTGTCAACTTGCCAGAGACTGTTCAGGACCTGGAGACTGGGTACGTGCCGCTACTCTTTGTGTGTTGACTGCGACTATTTTGTCAGTGTTGTATTGTAATTGCACATTCTTCGTCTACTTCTCAGCGATTTTAAAGATATCTGTTTCGTTTTGGGGGGGTCACATTTGACGCGTATAaatgtctttgtgttgttgttggtgatggtggtggtgttgttgttattgttgttgctgttgttgttgttgttgttgttgttgttgtttttcagtgtTGTATCGTAATTGCACATTCTTCGTCTACTTCTCAGCAATTTTATAGGTATCTATTTCGTTTGAGGGGTCACTTTTGACGAGAATGAAtatctttgtgttgttgttgttgttgttgttgttgttgtttagtttgtgtgtgcgcgcgcgcgcgcgcgtgtgtgtgtgtgtgtgtgtgtgtgtatggtgtgtgtgtgtgtgagtgtgtgtgcctgtgtgtgtgtgtgtgtgtgtgtctgtgtatatctgtgtgtgattatgtgtgtgttttctgggGGCATTAGTCTTAGACGTACTGCAGCCGACTAAATCGCAATGTGTGACCAATCAAACAAATCAACACAGATTTGAAACCGGAAAAGGTCAATCGTCTCATCgaaacatgcatatatatatagagagagaatactacatggcttgctgtgtcgtaccagatttacagtcgaaaaacaggtccctgccaaacTAGTTTGACATGAACTCATGtgcatgatatacacacgtggtttgaacgatattgttatctcatgagtgatCTCACTCACGTGTGTAGGATACATCTGTTTTCAGGATAAGAAGCTGTTGTTGTCGAGAGCAAGAGGAAACCTCGTGCCCTGAGACCACGGAGAGAGAAGTAGAAGACCCCTTGACGAAAGCGGGACGGTGTGACGACATACATGTCTCTACGTCAGTTCTTTAAGTTGACTGTGTCACGAGAAAAATACCCTTGTCTCAGTGATTTGTTTaagtctggtgtgtgtgtgtgtgtgtgtgtgtgtgtgtgtgtgtgtgtgtgtgtgtgtgtgtgtgtgtgtgtgtgtgcgtgcgcgggtgggtgtgtgtatgtgagtgtgtgtgtgtgtgtgtgtgtgtgtgtgtgtgtgtgtgtgtgtgtgtgtgtttgtgagagacaGATAGGCAAAGAAAGAGTGTTGTGTAAGgcagtgttgtgttgtgtacagTTGGGTTGTGTTGTGCATGGCTATGTTGTGTACGGTTGTGCTGTGCAGTGCAtggttgtgctgtgttgtttacggttgtgttgtgttgtgttgtgtatggCTGTGTTGtgtacgtttaaaaaaaaagtatttgacTATGATCAGGACCAACTAAacattgtttcctttctgagTTGCGTAGGTAGTTTCTGTGTTTGGAACTACAGTTGTGCCAACAAGTTATGCAGCCTTTATATATTCAATTaaataaacattcaaacattGACCAATTGATGAATTTAAATTGCTATAAAATAACTTTGTGTTTTGTAGATGTCAGACAGGGTCGAGTCCCATGCTCCTTTCTCTACTTTGTTTCACGACAGAATTTTGAAACAAGGAGTTTCATTACGCTCATGATTCTTTTGCCCCCAAAATCAAGTTTTGATAAAAACGCGCTTTTCTGTTTATCTATATATTTATCAtaaaaacaaaagtcgataaagTTCAACTGTAACTTAGCGTCTGTATGTTTTCTACATTATTTGCTTCTGTTTCTTTCAAAAATTGTGCATGGTTCAATAAAAACACCACGAGCAAATTAGTGGTCCCAGTGTGTTCTGCCtagttttttggctcacgtaagtgtagcctatgcgatcataactttgtctgtctgtgcgtttgtgcgtgtgtgtgtgtgtgtgtttgtgcgtgcgtgtgtgtgtatgtctgtggtagaaactctaacatttgaagacgtcacattacattgacgtcacattatgacgtaagagggttagacgtcacgcgaaggaagtactgaaagtctcggtcattattattttgagcgcgccgagactagttggcagtcgtgtcctgtaagtaggctacatgcagacagacagatctagatctagtgtctcgctttcttgcacagtttcacctatgctctttctgtgtgtgtgtgtgtgtgtgtgtgtgtgtgtgtgtgtgtgtgtgtgtgtgtgtgtgtgtgtgtg
The sequence above is a segment of the Littorina saxatilis isolate snail1 linkage group LG3, US_GU_Lsax_2.0, whole genome shotgun sequence genome. Coding sequences within it:
- the LOC138962864 gene encoding organic cation transporter protein-like, which translates into the protein MLVCGILADRFGRKLTFVLSSLVLFAGGIGIAFVKSLGTLNICRFILGFARQSTYINGMVLGMEVLGPSKRAFAGMVICLLWCLGEFYLTFVAYFIRNWRYLEIAVSVPGIFLLSYWWLLPESPRWLISRGRDKEAMAVLQKIADSNKTPMPPIGDTKQLLEKDPQISLRHVFRSRELMKRLLIVALNIFVNVLVYYGVALNITNLSGDIFVNSAITYALEGLACGIALIVLGRVGRKPVYIATLLAGGVCCVLSVVPIMLGASAWVVTGLSMVGRFFIAISFAVIVIYGAELFSTFVRASAIGTCISFARLANLLSPYLADLALLVDSELKDALPLMVMGAPAILAALLALLLPETRGVNLPETVQDLETGIRSCCCREQEETSCPETTEREVEDPLTKAGRCDDIHVSTSVL